The Streptococcus mitis region AGATACGAAGGGCAGCCTCAATAGAATCAAAGAGACGACTACGAATACCTTCCTTGATAACAATACGGTCAACCACGACATCGATATTGTGTTGCTTGCTCTTGGACAACTCTGGCACTTCGGTCACATCATAGACTTCCCCATCCACACGGACACGAACATAACCATCTTTCTGAACCTTCTCGATAACAGTCTTATGTTGGCCTTTTTTCTTGCGGATGACAGGGGCCAAAATCTGCAAGCGCTGGCGTTCAGGTAACTCCAAAACCTTATCCACGATTTGCTCCACCGAAGAAGCTTTGATAGCTCCATGCCCGTTGATACAGTAAGGCGTCCCCACACGTGCGTAGAGGAGACGCAGATAGTCATTGATTTCAGTCGTCGTTCCCACGGTCGAACGAGGGTTTTTACTAGTCGTTTTCTGGTCGATGGAAATAGCTGGGCTGAGACCATCAATGGCATCTACATCTGGTTTTTCCATATTTCCCAAAAACTGGCGAGCGTAGGCTGACAAACTCTCCACATAGCGACGTTGACCCTCCGCATAGAGGGTATCAAAGGCCAGACTGGATTTTCCTGAGCCTGACAAGCCGGTCACGACAACCAACTTGTCTCGCGGAATCTCCACATCAATATTTTTTAAATTATGGGCACGCGCCCCATGAATGACAATTTTATCTTGCATCTTTGTTCTTTCTAGTCCATTATTGCTTACCATTATACCAAAAAAAGTGAGATTCTATTACCCAAAAGGCCGATTTTGTAGTATAATAGTACGGTGTGAAAAAATCTGAAAAATGAGAAAGGATAAGGGATATGAAACAAGTTTTTCTCTCTACAACAACTGAATTTAAAGAGATCGATACGCTTGAACCGGGCACTTGGATCAATCTCGTTAATCCGACTCAAAATGAATCACTCGAAATCGCCAACGCTTTCGATATCGATATTGCCGACCTTCGAGCACCGCTCGATGCGGAAGAAATGTCTCGTATTACCATTGAAGACGAGTATACCCTGATTATCGTGGACGTTCCGGTCACGGAGGAAAGAAATAACCGCACTTACTACGTAACCATCCCGCTTGGTATTATCATCACCGAGGAAACCATTATCACTACTTGTTTGGAACCATTACCAGTCCTCGATGTCTTTATCAACCGTCGATTACGTAATTTCTACACCTTCATGCGTTCGCGTTTTATCTTTCAGATTCTCTATCGCAATGCAGAGCTTTACCTAACAGCCCTTCGTTCGATTGACCGTAAGAGTGAACAAATCGAAAGTCAACTGCATCAATCAACTCGTAATGAAGAATTGATTGAGCTCATGGAATTGGAAAAAACCATCGTCTATTTCAAGGCCTCCCTCAAAACAAATGAGCGCGTGATTAAGAAATTGACCAGCTCAACCAGCAATATCAAGAAATACCTTGAGGACGAAGACCTGCTTGAAGATACCCTGATTGAAACCCAACAGGCCATCGAGATGGCAGACATTTATGGAAACGTCTTGCATTCTATGACAGAGACCTTTGCCTCTATCATTTCCAACAACCAGAACAACATCATGAAAACCTTGGCCCTTGTGACCATCGTCATGTCCATCCCAACCATGGTCTTTTCTGCCTACGGGATGAACTTTAAGGATAATGAAATCCCCCTAAACGGCGAGCCAAATGCCTTCTGGTTAATCGTCTTTATCGCCTTTGCTATGAGTGTCTCGCTCACTCTCTATCTCATCCATAAAAAATGGTTCTAAGAGGAGTTCCTATGTCTCAGATTGATTTACAAAAATTAACAAAGAAAAACCAAGAGTTTATCCATATCGCTACCCAACAATTCATCAAAGATGGGAAAACAGACGCTGAAATCAAGGCTATTTTTGAGGAAGCCATTCCTCAAATCCTTGAAGAGCAAGCCAAGGGTACGACTGCTCGTTCCCTCTACGGCGCACCGACCCATTGGGCTCATAGTTTCACTGTCAAGGAACAATATGAAAAAGAGCATCCAAAAGAAAATGATGATCCAAAACTCATGATTATGGACTCAGCTCTTTTCATCACTAGCCTCTTTGCCCTTGTCAGCGCCATCACAACTTTCTTTGCGGCAGATCAAGCTTTCGGCTATGGATTGATTACTCTTCTATTAGTTGGACTGGTTGGGGGATTTGCCTTCTACTTGATGTACTACTTTGTTTACCAATACTATGGACCAGATATGGACCGCAGTCAACGTCCACCTTTCTGGAAATCTGTACTAGTTATCCTAGCTTCTATGTTCCTTTGGTTGCTTGTTTTCTTTGCAACAAGCTTCCTACCAGCTAACCTTAACCCCGTACTTGCTCCATTGCCGCTGGCTATTATCGGAGCAGTCCTCCTAGCCCTTCGCTTCTATCTCAAGAAACGCTTGAACATCCGTAGCGCAAGTGCAGGACCAACACGTTATTAAGAAGAACGGAAACATATCATGGTTCAACATCATAAGAACCATGATTTTTTAATCTTTAAACAATCATGTAAAAAATATTTAACTCTATCTAAAATTCAGTACATTTATACTTTATAAAACATAAATGTAAACATTTTATTCTATTTTGTACAGAGAATAACAACAAATGAGCATATTCCTTGCCTATATACAATCATTTTGATACTCTATAATTGGAGGGAAATATGACAAAACAAAAAATTAATCGAATCGTAGGCTCCATTGGTGCCTTTATTGGAATTATAGTATTTATTGCCTACATACCTCAAATTATCGCTAATTTACAAGGAAATAAAGCTCAACCATTTCAACCTTTATCAGCTGCTATATCTTGCTTAATCTGGGTTATTTATGGATGGACAAAGGAACCTAAGAAGGATTGGATACTAATCATTCCAAATTCAGCCGGTGTTATTTTAGGTGGAATCACTTTTTTGACTTCACTCTAACAAATCTAATAGTATGTATAAAAAGCAACTGCAGGCGCGGTTGCTTTTTCACTTACTTTTTTGATTTTAAAGTATTCTTCTGACATCCCACATAGCTCTATCTAATCTTTTTGTGATAAAATAGGCTCAATCTATTTCTAGGGGGATAAAATATGATTTCTACTATTGGTATTGTTAGTTTATCTAGTGGCATTATCGGAGAGGACTTTGTCAAACACGAAGTGGACTTGGGTGTCCAACGTCTCAAGGACCTGGGACTCAATCCTATCTTTTTGCCCCATTCGCTAAATGGATTAGACTTTATCAAGAACCATCCTGAAGCTCGTGCAGAGGATTTGATTCATGCCTTTTCTGATGATAGCATCGATATGATCCTATGTGCCATCGGTGGAGACGATACCTATCGCTTACTACCTTATCTTTTTGAAAATGACCAACTCCAAAAGGTTATCAAACAAAAAATTTTTCTTGGCTTCTCGGATACAACCATGAACCATCTCATGTTGCATAAACTAGGAATCAAGACTTTTTATGGTCAATCCTTCTTAGCAGACATTTGTGAATTAGACAAAGAAATGCTAGCCTATAGCCTTCACTACTTTAAAGAATTGATTGAGACGGGAAGAATCTCAGAAATCCGCCCTAGCAATGTTTGGTATGATGAAAGGACTGACTTCAGTCCCAAGGCTCTGGGGACACCTCGTGTCAGTCATGCAAATACCGGTTTTGAGTTGTTACAAGGAACTGCCCAGTTCGAGGGAAAAATCCTCGGTGGTTGCCTCGAATCTCTCTACGATATCTTTGACAACTCTCGATACACAGATAGCACGGAGCTCTGCCAAAAATACAAACTTTTCCCTGACTTGTCAGACTGGGAAGGAAAGATCCTCTTGCTAGAGACAAGCGAAGAAAAGCCTGAGCCAGAAGACTTCAAAAAGATATTGCGGACTTTAAAGGACACTGGCATATTCGAGGTCATCAATGGACTCTTGGTCGGAAAACCTATGGATGAAACTTTCTATGACGACTATAAAGAGGCACTATTGGATATCATTGACAGCAATATCCCGATTGTCTATAATCTGAATGTCGGCCACGCAACTCCAAGAGCAATTGTACCCTTCGGAGTCCATGCTCATGTAGATGCACAGGAACAAGTCATTCGCTTTGACTATAACAAATAAAGCTGGGAAAAGTTTCTCAGCTTTTTTCTATATTCTCAGATATTCTAGTTACCTATACTCACTAATTGCTACTTTTCCACTCACAATCATTCTCATGGTCATCAACCAGCCCTGTTGCTTGTAAAAAAGACAAGACGGCGACTGGGCCTGTGAACTTGAAGCCTCGTTTTTTGAGATCTTTGGCTAACTCCTCAGACAGAGGTGTTTTAGCTGGGGCTTGGCGGTAATCGGGAACATCGTTAACGATCGTTTTCCCCTCAACAAAAGACCAAAGATAGGCATCAAAAGAGCCATACTCTGCCTGTAACTGTAGAAAGGCTTGGGCATTAGCACATGTAGCAAAAATCTTGGCTCTATTTCGGATGATAGCTGGATTATCCAGCAAGGCTTCCAGTTCGGTGTCTGTCATCTCTGCAACCGCTTGAATTTGATAGCCATGAAAGGCTTCTCGGAAAGCCTGGCGTTTGTTTAGTACCGTTTCCCAAGACAGGCCTGCCTGATAGGTTTCCATACACAACAACTCAAACAATGCTTGATCATCATGGAGGGGCTGCCCCCACTCCTCATCATGATAGGCGATATAGAGAGGATTGGTCATCTTGACCCACGAACAACGTTTTGTCATGCTCTGCTCCTATTTAACCAACATCTTAAGGGCCGACTTGATATAGTTCTCAGCTGTATCTGTCGTTCCTTCAAAGAATTTCTTGATTTTCTTGAGCTCTGTCGCCTTGTAGCCCAGAGCCAACATGGCTTCCATGGCTTCTTCCAGTTCTTGGTTTTCAGCGCTAGCTTGCACTGCTACCTTGGCAGGAAGGTCATCTCCTGAAACTACTACCTTGCCTTCCAAGTCCAGCACCATCTGCTGGGCTGTTTTCTTGCCAATTTTAGGGAACTTAGTCAAGTAGGTGATGTTCTTGGTTTCAATGGCTTGAACCAATCCAGCATTGTCATCAGCAGCGATAATAGCCAGAGCTGATACAGGGCCAATCCCAGAAACCGAAATCAGACTGAGAAAGAGCTTTTTCTCATCTTCTGAGCGAAATCCATAAAGTAGATGAGCGTCCTCACGCACGACCTGATGCACATAAATTTGAGCTTCTTGATTGACCTGTCCCGAGTAGGCATAAGGATTGGCCACATGCAGGATATAACCGATACCGTTGACTTCAAGAACAATGTATTTAGCAGTGATTTTGGTAATGATTCCTTTTAAATATTCGTACATAGTTTTCCTTTTAGTTTAATATTTCCCCAACTCACGGAGACTGGTGTGATTTTCCTGAATGCGTCGGAACATCTTTTCCATATCTGACTTGGTAAAATGCACCAAAACAGGACGTCCGTGGGGACAGTTGTAGGGATTGTCACATTGAGAAAGCTGATAGAGGAGTTGTCTAGCCGAATGATCGTCAATACGATGGTTGGCCTTGATAGACCGTTTGCAGGACATCATAATAGCCAGCTCTGCCCGGTATTTCTTGATAGAAACTTCCTTGGTCAAAAGGAGCATGTCGCACATCTCATAGATGCCTGATTCAATCTCTTCTTCTGCCATCCAAATAGGATGTTCACGTAAGATGAATTGATTTTCTCCGTACTCTGCTAGAAAGACGCCCACTTCCTCTAAAAGTGCCATTCTTTCCTTGAGACGCAGGGCATCATCCGCTGGAAATTCAAAGATGTAGGGCACTAGGAGTTGCTGTTGACTTTGGTCAACATCACCAATGCTTTCACGGTACTCCTCGTACTTGACCCGTTCCTGTGCCGCGTGCTGGTCTATGATATAGAGCCCATCTCGCCCTTGGGCAAAGAGATAAGTCCCGTGCATTTGCCCGAAAAATTCCAACTCTGGAAAGCTTGATGATTCTTCTCGCTCCAGCTTGTCATAAGCCTTATCCAGACTGGCTAAATCTAGCTCTGGGTGATCTAGCTGGTCGTAGTTGGCAGGCTTTCTCTCTGCAAAATGCAGTTTTGCTGGCTTGGTCAGCTGGTCCAAGGTTTCCTTGGCAAATAAAGTCAAATCCTGTCCTTCATCAGTCAATTCTACCTGATAATCAGCCACCTCAGCTTGGCTAGGTCTTGATGACTCAGTTTTCTCATAATAGAGCGTATTTTCTTTGAGTGGGAGAATAGTCTGCTCCACCTTCTCACGATTGCGCACGGTCGATTTGGCAAGATTTTCCAAGGCATCTGGTATCAAGGTTTGCTCCTTGAGACTGTTGGAAATAGCTTCTGAAACCAAGGCCATCAATTCTTTTTCCTTGGAAATCCGCACCTCTTGCTTGGTCGGATGCACATTGACATCCGCTAGATAAGGGTCAATATGGATATGAATGACAGCCAGTGGAAAACGGCCCACCATAAGCTTGCTTCCATAACCGTCAAGAATAGCACGATTGAGTAAAAAGTTCTTGATATAACGGCCATTGATGAAGAGACTGATATAGTTACGATTAGCCCGAGTCAACTCAGGCAAGGATACAAAACCTGAAATTTTGAAATCTAGGTCAGAATTCTCAATTTCAATCATCTTCTTGGCGCTGGCTAAACCGTAAATCCCTGCGATAGCTTGGCGCAATTGACCTGTTCCCGCTGTTCGTGTCATTTCCTTACCATCACTAATCAAACTAAAAGAAATCTCAGGATGGGCCAAGCCCAGACGGTTGACAATATCAATGATATGAGACAACTCCGCCTGCTGGCTCTTCATATACTTGAGGCGGGCAGGCGTGTTGAAAAAGAGGTCCTCCACACAAACCTTGGTCCCCACAGGACTAGTCGCTGGGATGACTTCTTCAACTTCTCCCCCACGCGCGACTAACTTGGTTCCATGACTAGCACCATCCACCGCCGTCAACAGAGTCAAGACACTAACAGACGCTATAGAAGGCAAGGCTTCACCACGAAAACCAAGCGTCCGAATTCGAAAGAGGTCTGCTTGATTTTTTATCTTACTGGTCGCATGGCGGCGCAGGGCCAATTCCACCTCATCGTGGGCAATTCCATGACCATTATCTGTGATTTGAATCTTCTTGAGACCAGCTTCCTCAATCTCAATGATAATCTGACTAGAGCCCGCATCAATGGCATTTTCTACCAGCTCCTTAACAACGCTAGCTGGACGCTCGATAACCTCTCCAGCCGCAATCTGGTTTGCCAGCACCTCTGGCAATTCAATAATATGAGACATCTTTCAGCCCCTTTCCGTATCTATTTTCCTAGAAATTGATTAGTGCTATTATACCATATTTCAGATAGGACAGAAAAGCAAGCGCCACATAGGAGTAAAATCCCTCCACATAAACAAAGTCCCTTGTCAGGTATCGTAAAATAGTGTTTAATAAAGGTGTACAAGAAGTGATCACAATTTTGTATGAAAAACAAGGAGAGAAATTTATGAAAGTAGAACTACAGATTAGTGAGACTTACAAGGAGGAAAAACTGATTGTCCAAGCACCTCAGCCGACAGATAAAGTCCAGAAAGTCATCGAGTTCGCAGAAAATCTTGACCAAAGAGAAACAATCAAAGGAAAGATTGATGATCAGGTCTATCTCGTTAAGATTGGTAAGATACAACGCTTCTATATCGAGAATCGGAAGGTTCTAGCAGAAACTGCGAGTCAGACCTACAACATTGATTTGCGACTCTATCAAGTTCTTGAACTCTTGCCAAGCAATTTTATCCAAATTTCCCAATCAGAAATCATCAATATCAACTCCATCTCTCATCTCAAGCTAACCCCAAACGGTCTGGTAGAAATTTTCTTGAAAAACGAAAGCTTCACCTACTCTTCACGCCGTTACCTAAAAACCATCAAGGAGAAATTAGAACTATGAAAAAACAAGTATTTCACGACGCAACCGCCGGTGTTCTTATCGGCCTCATCCTATCTATCATCTTTTCACTCATTTATGCACCAAATACCTACACACCACTAAATCCCTACTCTATCATCGGCCAAGTGATGGCTCAGCATCAGGTTCACGGTGCCCTGATCTTGCTCTACTGTACACTGATCTGGGCAACTATCGGTATTCTCTTCAACTTTGGAAAGCGATTATTCAGCCGTGATTGGAGCTTGCTCCGTGCGACTCTGACTCATTTCTTCCTCATGCTGGCTGGCTTTGTCCCACTAGCAACCCTAGCAGGTTGGTTCCCCTTCCACTGGAATTTCTACCTCCAGCTCATTATCGAGTTTGCAATTGTCTACCTCATCATTTGGACTATTTCCTATAAAAGAGCATCAAAAAAAGTAGACCATATCAATCAACTCTTGGAGCATAGAAAGTAAGTGCTCTGATAAAACTGCTTGGAATAATAAAAAAGTCAAGCCTAAGCTCAACTTTCCAACTCATACAAATCTGCGATAATTGCAGCCACATGCTTGATATCTCCCAGCATGCCTCGCATTTCAAAGTCAGCCAATACAGGGAAACCAAAACGTTGACTGTATTGCTTGGCTGTCAGGCAGTATTGGTTATTAAAGTTACGATTTCCTGAACCAACTACACCAAAACACTTACTAGCATTGTCACCATAGGCGATAAAATCCCCCACTGGTGTCGTCAAAATCTCAACATCTCCGTTATCCACGCCATTCCCACCTTCGAGATAGGTCGGTAAAAAAGTGACATAGGGATGGTCCATTTCATAGAAATCTTTGCCTTCCTTGACCAAATCCTTGATATGAATCTTTTGAACCTCAATTCCCTCGTACTGGGACAAGAGATAGTCTTTCAAGCGTGTCACAAAACTCTCAGTGTTGCCGCTCAGACTGATATAAACTAAAGAAATTGTCTTCATATTTACCTCCATGATTTTATGTATAATCGAAAAATAACTACCAAGATTGTAACTTGATAGTTATTTTTTGTCAATACTTAGGCAAGTTCTTCTGTTTCCTCTTCTTCAGCCAAGGCTTTTTGCTGACGCCATATCTTGTAGAAGACAAGGGCTAGGAAGAGAACATTGATGACGATATAGAAAATGCTGACAGCTTTTGAACCAATACCCATTGTCAAACGCATAGTTTCATCTTGAACCAACTGCAAAGCGTCTTGTAAAGTCACATAGGTATAAATCGAACCAATAATGGCTAGCAAAACATAGCCGACATAAGTATAGTTTGCATACTGCAAATTCTTACGAACAAGGAATACAATCGCTACTACCACTAAAATAGCAGATAGTACAACCAAGGCCACATTAAAAATAGAATGAGATGCTTCTGCCAATCTATAGCTAAAATTAATGCTATCTTCTACCTGCTGAGCACTGACCCCTGCAACTTGTTTTTGAGCAGCACGAAGGACTTCTTTACTAGGCAAGGGCTTCAAAAGTTCAAACAGAGACGTAGCTGAAATAAGGGCAGACAAGATTAGCAAGACCCATAGATAAATCGGTTTCTTTTTCATGATAGAACCTCCTGATATTATTATTTATATTATAGCACTTTTTGTAAAGGGATACAAATCTTATAGTATAGTTTCTACCTGTTTTCGGTAGGCTTTTGGTGATTTTCCGCACAATTTTCGGAAAACTTTATAAAAATATCCAACGTTACTGTAGCCAACAGCATAACAGATATCTTCGATACTGTCACTAGTTGAAAGTAAAAGTTGCTGAGCAGCCTTAATGCGTTGTTTATTTAGTAACTCTGCGAAGGTCGAATTGGTTTCTCGCTTAATCAACTGCCCCAGATAGACAGGATTGATAAAGAGATCCTTACTGATATCCTTGAGGGAAAGTTCTTTCTGATAATCACGCCCAATAACTTCCAGTACACTAACCACATTTTCATTCATACGATATTGTCCAAAGAAGCGAGTTAGAGTTTCCTTGATATAATGAACCAATTCATCGAAGGTTTGAATAGCATGAATCGTTTTGACAATATCCGTCAAATCATCAGCTTTGAGATGTTCAAATAAATGAAAGACATCCATGACAAACTGGATAAAAAGCTGTTTGGTAATCGGAACACGCGGCGTATTTTCAAGAACCACCTTCTCCAAGAGATTTAACTCTTCTACGATTTGATTGAGATTTCCCTGAATGATAACCCTATAAATCGGTTCGTAATAGGCAAAGAGGCTCTCAGACTGTTTTAGATTTACAGAACCGTAAAAGAGGGCTTTCTCAGCATTCAGCTTCCAGCGTTCAAAGTGTTCTTGATAGGGAGCTTCAAAGGGAGTAACGACTAAACCATCTAGGGGTTGATCAGAAATAAAAATCTGCCAGTCTTGACCCAAGACATAGTAGGGAATGGTAAAAGAGCCTTGTTTTTCCTTGGATAGGCCTATCCACCAATTCTCCTCACCTCCTAGATAACTAACAAATCCAGCCTCATCTAAATCTTGACTGAGGGTCTGACTTTTCTTTCCTCTCTCGCTGAGCTGACCTGCAATCTTCTCCAGCAGATTTCCCAACTCTACCTTATCTACTGGCTTGACCAAATAGTCCACCACACTAAGGTTCATGGCTTTTTTTACGTAATCAAACTCCTGATAACCTGACAGCAAGATATAGGCAACATCCGGTAAGATCTCTTTCATTTCCTTGATCATCTCAAGCCCTGTCTTATCTGGCATATTGACATCGGAAATGACCACATCTACTGGATTTTCCTGCACATATTCTAGGGCTTCATCGGCATGGCTGGCTGTTGCGACGACCTCCATATCCCACTTATCAAAGGGGATCAAACGCTTCAGACCTTCTGTCACCATGTACTCATCATCTACTAATAATACTTTATACATTTTCTCCCTTTCTACTCATCTTGAATTGTAATACGGTACTGAACACCTGCTTGCTCTGCAGACTCTATAGTAATGGCATAGCGGTCCCCAAAATAGAGCACAAAACGCTCATGTACATTGACAATCCCGATAGACTGCTTTTGATCACTATAACTGGCTTGGTGTTCAAAATGTCTCTGACTTAATTTTTCTCGGAGATTTGCCAGCTTTTCAACCGACATTCCTCTACCATTATCGACCACCAAAATTTCCACAAAACCATCCTGTTTAAGAGCTTTAATGCTAATCACATTATCTGTTCGTCTGTGGTCAACACCATGAGCGAAATAATTTTCTACTAGCGGTTGCAAGGTAAACTTAGGAATCTTCATATTCTCTAACTCTGGATCTATCTTGAAACCATAGGCAATGGACTTGGGATAGCGAACCATGCAGAGATAGCTGTATTTACGGCAAAATTCTAATTCCTGTTTGAGAAGAGTTTCTCTTTCGTCGGAAATATTGTTACGCAAGAGGCTACTGAACTCATAAATGATATCTGCCAACTCATCTTGACTCTGCATGACTGCGTACATACGCAAGAACTCCAGAGTATTGTACATAAAATGGGGATTAATTTGAGCCTGCAGGGCTCGCATGTTGGCATCTTTTTGGCTGAGCTCTAGCTGATAAATATCATGGATATTCTTTTCCAAGCGATCCAACATATCATTGGTCGTCTCCGCGATTAGGAGCAATTCCTGATCCTTTTCAAGCGTATCAATGCGAAGACCTTCTTGTCCTTGGGCAATAGCTTTGATGGAATCCACCAGATCCACTACCTGCTTTTGATAATTAGCAAAGGTCTGCCTCAACGTCAGATAGAGAATGACAATAAAGAGAAGGCTCAAACCCACAATCAAAGCAGAGCTAGCCACTGTTCCTTGTAAAACAAAGTTTTTAGGAACTGTCACCTGAACCTGATATCCATGAGAGGTCATACCAACAAACCAGTTCTCATGTTCCCTATCGACCCTCTCACCAATATGAAAAATCTCCGTATCAAAAGGCGATGTCACAGTAACAGCCATCGGAATATGACCCCGGGTATTGTCAATTGCATGATATAAAACTTCTGGATCCAAGGAGATGTATATCACTCCTATAGATTGATCCGTTGCTGGATCCAGAACTGGAATGCCAAAACTATTGGCCTCTGGTTTAAAGGCCTCAGCAGGCAAGATATGACCACTTCTTTTATCCCTTGTTGAAACATAAACTTCTTTAAAATCCTGCAAGACGATTGCAACACCCGTTATAGAGTCATTTTGGACATAAAGATCATCAATGTTTTCATACAGAGAAATAGAAGTTGACGAAGTTGCTTGATGCTCCAACAGCCAATAAAAATACTCAGAAGTTGACAAGCTAAAGTACTTATAAACCCCTTGTATACGGTCTTGATTGGCTACTAAATCTTGCGCCAGTTGGGCTGATTCTCTATAATAATACTCCACCTCATCGACTGTTCGAGTGGTTACACGCTGGGCTACTCTTTGAGCTTCCTTTTCCCGTGAATCCCAGTCAGCGTAAGAGAGTAAGATTGCAAAACTCGCAATAATAATCATCATAACTGAACTATAGGTTCTTAGAAGCGTATGTAGCCAAAACTGCTTCATCCTACTTTGTCGCCAATTTTTCATGGATACTTTCATAGACCGGTTCCAACATATCACTGATAAAGAAATGCCACATCCCAATTCCTACAAAAAATAGCAGGGCAGGCATATAGTAACCAATTGCCACAAGTAGCGCTGTCCCAAGGAGAACCTTGGCTACAGCCTCTAAGCTTATAAAGATGCCAATCAAGGATAGTTTGAGACTATTTCGATAGGAC contains the following coding sequences:
- a CDS encoding magnesium transporter CorA family protein; amino-acid sequence: MKQVFLSTTTEFKEIDTLEPGTWINLVNPTQNESLEIANAFDIDIADLRAPLDAEEMSRITIEDEYTLIIVDVPVTEERNNRTYYVTIPLGIIITEETIITTCLEPLPVLDVFINRRLRNFYTFMRSRFIFQILYRNAELYLTALRSIDRKSEQIESQLHQSTRNEELIELMELEKTIVYFKASLKTNERVIKKLTSSTSNIKKYLEDEDLLEDTLIETQQAIEMADIYGNVLHSMTETFASIISNNQNNIMKTLALVTIVMSIPTMVFSAYGMNFKDNEIPLNGEPNAFWLIVFIAFAMSVSLTLYLIHKKWF
- a CDS encoding DUF1129 domain-containing protein: MSQIDLQKLTKKNQEFIHIATQQFIKDGKTDAEIKAIFEEAIPQILEEQAKGTTARSLYGAPTHWAHSFTVKEQYEKEHPKENDDPKLMIMDSALFITSLFALVSAITTFFAADQAFGYGLITLLLVGLVGGFAFYLMYYFVYQYYGPDMDRSQRPPFWKSVLVILASMFLWLLVFFATSFLPANLNPVLAPLPLAIIGAVLLALRFYLKKRLNIRSASAGPTRY
- a CDS encoding SemiSWEET family transporter → MTKQKINRIVGSIGAFIGIIVFIAYIPQIIANLQGNKAQPFQPLSAAISCLIWVIYGWTKEPKKDWILIIPNSAGVILGGITFLTSL
- a CDS encoding S66 family peptidase translates to MISTIGIVSLSSGIIGEDFVKHEVDLGVQRLKDLGLNPIFLPHSLNGLDFIKNHPEARAEDLIHAFSDDSIDMILCAIGGDDTYRLLPYLFENDQLQKVIKQKIFLGFSDTTMNHLMLHKLGIKTFYGQSFLADICELDKEMLAYSLHYFKELIETGRISEIRPSNVWYDERTDFSPKALGTPRVSHANTGFELLQGTAQFEGKILGGCLESLYDIFDNSRYTDSTELCQKYKLFPDLSDWEGKILLLETSEEKPEPEDFKKILRTLKDTGIFEVINGLLVGKPMDETFYDDYKEALLDIIDSNIPIVYNLNVGHATPRAIVPFGVHAHVDAQEQVIRFDYNK
- a CDS encoding DNA-3-methyladenine glycosylase I, whose amino-acid sequence is MTKRCSWVKMTNPLYIAYHDEEWGQPLHDDQALFELLCMETYQAGLSWETVLNKRQAFREAFHGYQIQAVAEMTDTELEALLDNPAIIRNRAKIFATCANAQAFLQLQAEYGSFDAYLWSFVEGKTIVNDVPDYRQAPAKTPLSEELAKDLKKRGFKFTGPVAVLSFLQATGLVDDHENDCEWKSSN
- the ruvA gene encoding Holliday junction branch migration protein RuvA codes for the protein MYEYLKGIITKITAKYIVLEVNGIGYILHVANPYAYSGQVNQEAQIYVHQVVREDAHLLYGFRSEDEKKLFLSLISVSGIGPVSALAIIAADDNAGLVQAIETKNITYLTKFPKIGKKTAQQMVLDLEGKVVVSGDDLPAKVAVQASAENQELEEAMEAMLALGYKATELKKIKKFFEGTTDTAENYIKSALKMLVK
- the mutL gene encoding DNA mismatch repair endonuclease MutL → MSHIIELPEVLANQIAAGEVIERPASVVKELVENAIDAGSSQIIIEIEEAGLKKIQITDNGHGIAHDEVELALRRHATSKIKNQADLFRIRTLGFRGEALPSIASVSVLTLLTAVDGASHGTKLVARGGEVEEVIPATSPVGTKVCVEDLFFNTPARLKYMKSQQAELSHIIDIVNRLGLAHPEISFSLISDGKEMTRTAGTGQLRQAIAGIYGLASAKKMIEIENSDLDFKISGFVSLPELTRANRNYISLFINGRYIKNFLLNRAILDGYGSKLMVGRFPLAVIHIHIDPYLADVNVHPTKQEVRISKEKELMALVSEAISNSLKEQTLIPDALENLAKSTVRNREKVEQTILPLKENTLYYEKTESSRPSQAEVADYQVELTDEGQDLTLFAKETLDQLTKPAKLHFAERKPANYDQLDHPELDLASLDKAYDKLEREESSSFPELEFFGQMHGTYLFAQGRDGLYIIDQHAAQERVKYEEYRESIGDVDQSQQQLLVPYIFEFPADDALRLKERMALLEEVGVFLAEYGENQFILREHPIWMAEEEIESGIYEMCDMLLLTKEVSIKKYRAELAIMMSCKRSIKANHRIDDHSARQLLYQLSQCDNPYNCPHGRPVLVHFTKSDMEKMFRRIQENHTSLRELGKY
- a CDS encoding LytTR family DNA-binding domain-containing protein yields the protein MKVELQISETYKEEKLIVQAPQPTDKVQKVIEFAENLDQRETIKGKIDDQVYLVKIGKIQRFYIENRKVLAETASQTYNIDLRLYQVLELLPSNFIQISQSEIININSISHLKLTPNGLVEIFLKNESFTYSSRRYLKTIKEKLEL
- a CDS encoding DUF3021 domain-containing protein, which codes for MKKQVFHDATAGVLIGLILSIIFSLIYAPNTYTPLNPYSIIGQVMAQHQVHGALILLYCTLIWATIGILFNFGKRLFSRDWSLLRATLTHFFLMLAGFVPLATLAGWFPFHWNFYLQLIIEFAIVYLIIWTISYKRASKKVDHINQLLEHRK
- the nrdI gene encoding class Ib ribonucleoside-diphosphate reductase assembly flavoprotein NrdI — encoded protein: MKTISLVYISLSGNTESFVTRLKDYLLSQYEGIEVQKIHIKDLVKEGKDFYEMDHPYVTFLPTYLEGGNGVDNGDVEILTTPVGDFIAYGDNASKCFGVVGSGNRNFNNQYCLTAKQYSQRFGFPVLADFEMRGMLGDIKHVAAIIADLYELES